Below is a genomic region from Spartinivicinus marinus.
AGCCTCTTTACCCGACACTTTACGTATTGATTACTGGGGAGATACCTCATTTTACCTACAAGGTCGCCTCAATATGATGCTGGAAAACATGGGGGTGGGCGCACTGCTGGTCTTTCTAGTGCTTACCCTGTTTTTACGCATTCGTGTTGCCTTCTGGGTGGTGTTAGGTATCCCCATTAGCTTTTTAGGTGCAATCTGGCTGATGCCCATTGGCCCATTTCCCGTTTTTATTAATATTGTCAGCTTGTTTGCATTTATCCTGGTATTAGGGGTAGTAGTTGATGATGCCATTATTATTGGCGAAAGCGCTTACAGCGAAATCGTCAACCGTGGCCATAGTCATCAAAGTGTGGTGGCAGGTGTTCATCGGGTAGTGGTGCCTGCCACTTTTGGGGTGCTGACCACGATGGCAGCTTTTGCCCCTATTTTAACCGTGGGTGGTACAGCTGCACCTTTTTTTGAGTCCATTGCCGTCGTTGTAATGCTTTGTTTATTTTTCTCCCTCGTTGAGTCTAAGCTGATTTTGCCCGCCCATTTAGTACATATGAAATATGTCGCTAATCAACGCACTTGGCTAACTCGATTACAAGACTGGTTTGATAGCAAGCTACAAGGGTTTATCCAACGTTATTATCAGCCCTGGCTAACTAAAGCCCTAGCACATCGATATACAACCATTGCCATTTTTATCGGTATGTTAATTATTACCGTAGGTGTACTACAAGGGGGCATTGTTCGCTTTATATTTTTCCCCAATGTGCCTTCCGATTTTATTGAAGTCGCCTTAACCATGAACGAAGGCACCTCCAATGAAGCACGTAATAAAACACTACAACAGATTGAGCAGGCTCTGGCCACCATTGACCAAGACTATACACAAATCAATTCCAATCAACGCCTGGTCAAACATATGCTGACCTATACTGACGATGAACAGGAAGGTGATGTCATTGTAGAACTGACTAAATCAGAAACACGACAGTTAGATGCAAATGCTATCACCGAACAATGGCGAGAAGCAGTTGGCATATTACCTGGCGTTAAACAACTGAATTTTGATTCCAGCACCAATGCTGGTGGCGGTGCTCCCGTGTTTTATCAACTCTCCAGCCGTAATGAGACTGAATTAACCAATGCAGTCAACGAATTTAAAGCTCATTTAGCCAGTTATGAGGGTGTATTTGATATTGAAAGCAGCTATAGCTCACCACAGCCTGATCAGGTGTTAAGCCTACTACCGGAGGCCAGAGCTTTTCAGTTGCAATTAGCAGATATCGGTGGCCAACTTCGTCAGGGGGTGCATGGAGAAGAAGTGCAAAAATTCCAGCGCGACACATCAGAAGTCACGGTGGTTTTACGTTACCCTAAAGCAGATCGCTCTCATTTAGGTGATGTAGGTAATTTTAAAGCCCGAGTGGATGGTAGCAACAGCATGCCGTTGAATCAGGCTGTTAGCTGGACTGAGCAAGCGGCTCCCGCATCTATTCGTCGCCTTAATGGTAAAAATGTGGTGACAATCAGTGCTGATATTGACCCTGGCAAAATTGAGCCACAAACCGTCATTAAAGCGTTGGAAGAAACTTTTATTCCGCAACTAAAAACCCGTTATCCCTCCCTGTCAACAGAGCTGGAGGGAGCCAGTCTGGAAGAGCAGCAAACCAAACAAAAGATGATTACGGCGGCTTTGTTTGCTTTACTGTTAATTTATGCCTTAATTGCCATACCGCTTAAGTCGTATAGCCAGCCTCTGTTAATCATGGCCATTATTCCTTTTGGTCTGATTGGCGCAGTCGCCGGACACTGGCTATTTGATTTATCCCTGAGCATGATGTCAATTTATGGATTAATTGCACTGGCAGGCGTATTGGTTAATGACAGTTTAATTTTGGTGGACTTTATTAATCAATCCCTCAAGCAGGGAGAAACTGTATCCGAGGCCATTTTAAAATCAGGTAAGTCTCGCTTCAGGGCAATTATGCTGACGTCTGTCACAACCTTTTTAGGGTTAGTGCCTATCATCTTAGAACAAAGCTTACAGGCCCAGATTGTGATACCCATGGCTGTCGCTTTAGGCTTTGGAATTTTGTTTGCTACTGTCATCACCTTATTTTTAATTCCTGCTTTATATAGCATTTTTGTTGATATTCAACAATTGTTGAGTAAACTCACCCAAAAAAGTAATGACTCGCTCACTCAAAAACCTTCAATAAATTAACAACCTTCAAAAAACTGCTACTCGTTATTAGATAATGATTAAACTAACGAGTAGCAGGAATTTTTCATCAAATTTATAAAAATTGTGATAGCCAAGATAAAGTATACTTTACCCTTTCAATTACCAAATCTATACTGACTGCAACTGTCGGTGAAACAAGAAATTAATTTTTACCGACTATAATGACTATGATTGTGCTTTTCATTGCTATTCTATAGAGTGACATTTTGTCAGGCAGTCTCGCAGAATAGATTTTCAATCAAAAATATAGCCAAAGCGAGTGGTTTTTAGGGGGGCTAACCTAAACACAACAAACCACAAAAATCATTCGCGAAAGCTATAAATAAAGGGAATTAGACCATCAGGAGGGATCGATGAAATCCACCAAGCTAGTATCGCTTGTATCTTTTGCCGTTGTCGCAAGCGTTGCTTCCAATTCAATTTTAGCCGCCAGTCATGGCAAAGATGATGATATTGAACTTTATGGGGAGATAGAAGTTCGTTCAGTCAACCGAGAAGCGAAAGATTTAGATACCTTTGTTGATAAAGCGAGAATGGGGTTAAAAGGAGCTCATGTTCTTAATAATATGAGCGGCACAAAAGCCCGTTGGCAAATTGAATATAACTTACCTGTCAATAGTAATGCTCTTAGCTCAACAGACACTGGCAGTGTGAGTTTACGAAAAGCCAATGTCAGTCTACAAGGAGACTTTGGAGAGTTTATTTTTGGCCGGCAAAATAATATTCTAGCTGACACCAAAAAGATTGATACCTTTAAAAACGATTCAGGTACCTTCTTATTTACTCCTGACCGGGTAGGTAATGCAATCAGTTATGTTACGCCTACAATGGGTGGTTTTCATGGCTACATTCAACTAGCTACTGATACTCAACCTACAGTTGATAATGACAGTGAGGTTGATGCTACCATTTTTGGAATCAACTACTCAGATGATACTTTCTATTTTGGTATATCTCGCTTCGATTCCGATAATGAATACCCTGCCACCGAGTTAGGCGTCACTTCTCTTGGCTTCTCTGTCTCATTTGGTGATTTTAGTGTGTTTGGTACTTATCAAGATGAAGAGGATGATACTCAAACCTATGGTTTAGGTGTTGGATTAAGTATGAATGATTGGACTTTCAAAACAGGTGTTAATGGTTTTAAGTCTGATAATGATGGTCCTGCAAGCACTATTTTTAAAGGAAGCGTAGTAGCTCCTGATGGAAACGATGATGAAGGTAATGCAGTCTTCTTTCTTGCAGAATATGCTTTAGGTAAAGGTGTTTCTACTTTTGCTCAATATGTCTACTATGATGACGATGCAGAAGATGAAACCTTTGGTGGAAGTGCATTCTCAGTCGGGATTGCTGCTGACATCAGTCGTACACTAATGTAATAAATCTTTTACTTTTTAACAAAGCAACAAAACTGTGTTAGCAGCACTTTTAATAAAAGTGCTGCTAATTAAATTTACTTGGTTTTCATCCAGTACTTATCATCAATTGCTTTGGTTTCCTCACTTAAGTGAGGATTATCGATAGTAAATACCGTGCGCTGATCCATTTTTACTTTTTCAAAGGTACTTTTAACCAGCGGGTCATTCTCAAAGTATTTAAGAAATGAACCATCTTCATAGGCTTTTTTGAAACCGTTGGTTAAAGCATCGGCTAAAGGTTTGTGCTTATCAGCAGGAGATACAAAGAGAAACATAGGGAACTTGTACACCACCATTAATTTATCATCTACCACTAACTCAGGTAGTTTATCTACTCTACTGGCCACTTCGCTGTATGGTTCAATAACGGCTCGGGGAAATAATGGCGCACGACCACCATTCACTTGTTTAAAAATACTTTCAAAGCTGGAAATTTCTTTTACTTTAAAACCACCTGAGCGTAAGACATCCACATCAGCCCAGCCTTGGCCTTGTACCATCGTCAGTTTATCTAAATCAGCCTTGGTTTTGATATCTCCTAGTGTTGCTGCAGTCGTTTTATTGGTGATAAATATACGGTGCCCTAATAACCCACGAAATACTGGAAAACGGATAGGCACAAGCTTATCTTCTAATTGTTTACTAGCACCTAACCAATCGACACTTAACTCACCTTTTTGTAATAAATCGACTTTCCTATCTTGGGCATTCACCACCGATCGATAGGCTGTCATATTGGCAGTTTCACCAGATTTTTCTACTAAAAAGACAATTAGCCGGCTGGCATAAGCATCTAAATCAGAACCTTTGCGTAAAATCGGGTGGACAATATCAATTGCAGCAAATACGCTGGAGGAGCCTACCAGATACGCCAGAGTAAGGATAAAAATAGTCTTGAGTTTCATTTTTACTTCTCTTCTTGTTACTGCTTAATGAAAGGTCACGAAAATTCATAATAAGCCTAGTGCAAGACGACAAAAAATTCCAAACCCCTGATCAAGTTCCTTTTACCACCGGACTAGGATTATCGATGGGATGATCAGGAGGAATCACAAGCCACGCCTGCTACAACTACTGTCCTCGTCTGGACTGATCCACATAATACAACGCTTTATTAGCATGCTTGATACAGGACTGAAATTTTTCAACTGCCTGAGCTGTTTTTGCTAAAGAAAGCAGCCCCACTGCTTTAGAATAGCTTAAAGTACCTGCAAATCCTTCCGCTTTAGCTATATCCATTCGTTCCCAGGTAGTATTAACTAACGAGGCACATTGTTGACGATAATTATGCCGTGCAGAGCAGCTGGCAAGAAAGACTGATATGAGTAAAATAATGGCAACAATTGACTTATTTTTCATAGAATTCACTATTAAGAGTATAATGCTCAGGCCCATTGGTCAGTTTGTTCGCTTATGGTTATATTTTCAACCATCATTTTCAGATTTACTCCTATGTTGTCTAATTAATCAAACCATTAGTGATTTTCGGTAGGTGATATAGCATAAAGAGAAGTAATTGATCTACGACAATAGACTCATAAGTCAGAAAAATACCGAATATATTGTTTTCAGTCTTCGATTTAACCAACCTTTCATTGACTTTACTGTTGGTTGACCGCACACTTTTTGGCATCAAATAACAGTAAAAAACCTACTATCTATTTTTCTAAGGAAGTTTAATAAAAGTTAAGGTGTAACTCATGACAACCCCCACTTCAATTGCTGACTTATCTATTCATGCCGAATTAACACCTGCTTATAAAACCATTTTTACTGATGAAGCAATGGCGTTTATTAATGAGTTAGTCAAAGAATTTCAACCTCAGCTCAATGAGTTGTTAGCCGAACGGAAGCAGCGACAAGCGGCCTATGATAAAGGCGCTCTTCCTGATTTTTTAGTTGATACGGCTGAGGTTCGAAATAGCAACTGGAAAATTGCTGGCATACCTGCTGATTTACAAGACCGTCGGGTTGAAATCACTGGACCCGTTGATCGTAAAATGATTATCAATGCTCTCAATGCCAATGTTAAAGTGTTTATGGCAGACTTTGAAGATTCTCAGTCTCCCAGTTGGGAAGGTGTTGCCCAAGGCCAGGTTAACTTACGTGATGCCAATATTGGTACCATTGAATACACACACCCTACAACAGGTAAAGAGTATCGACTCAATGATAACCCCGCAGTGTTAATTTGCCGGGTACGTGGCTTGCATTTACCTGAAAAGCATATCACTTACCAAGGTACGCCAATTCCCGGTTGCTTATTAGATTTTGGCTTGTATTTCTATCACAATTATAAGACACGTTTAGCTAAAGGTTCAGGGGTTTATTACTATATTCCCAAGCTGCAAAGCCATCAGGAAGCCGCTTGGTGGTCAAAAGTCTTTAAGTTGACTGAACAAAAATTCAAGCTCGACTCCGGCACCATCAAAGCCACCGTTTTAATTGAAACCCTGCCTGCTGTATTTGAAATGGACGAAATTTTATATGCCTTAAAAGAGCATATTGCGGGTTTAAACTGTGGCCGCTGGGATTATATTTTTAGCTACATCAAAACCCTGAAAAACCACTCAGACAGGGTTTTACCTGATCGTCAGCAAGTCACCATGAATCAACCTTTCTTAAGTGCTTACTCGCGATTATTAATTAAAACGTGTCATAAACGTGGCGCAATGGCTATGGGTGGTATGGCAGCCTTTATTCCCAGCAAAGACCCTGCAATCAACGCACAGGTGATGGAAAAAGTAAACGCCGATAAAACCCTGGAGGCTAGTAATGGCCATGATGGTACTTGGGTAGCCCACCCAGGCTTAGCAGAGGCTGCATTGGCTGTATTTGATCAATACATTCCAACCAACAAAGCTAACCAGTTGCATGTTCTGCGTGAACAAGATGCAGCTATTACTGCTGCTGATTTACTAGCCCCCTGCCCTGGCGAACGGACTGATCAAGGCATGCGAAGTAATATTCGCGTTTCATTACAATATATTGAAGCTTGGATTAACGGTAATGGTTGTGTACCCATTTATGGGTTAATGGAAGATGCTGCTACCGCTGAGATATCCCGGACTTCGATTTGGCAATGGATTCAACATGAAAAGGCCTTGGATAATGGCCAGGTTGTCACTAAAGCGTTATTTAGGGAAATGCTTGACCAGGAGGCTGCTGTTGTACAACAGGAGGTAGGTGAAGAACGCTGGCAACAAGGTCGTTTTGAAGAAGCCAAAGCGATTTTGGATAAAATTACCACCAGTGATGAGTTGGTCGAGTTTTTAACATTACCCGCTTATAGTTATTTACCTTAAATATTGAAGTGTAAGGGCTAGATAAACGATACTGTCTTGTTTATCTAGCCCATCAGTTACGTTACTTCACCCTACCCGCCACTTCGACAATTAACCGTCGTAACCACTGATGTGCAGAGTTGTGCTGTAACAATGGGCTCCAGGCCATTTTTAGTTCAAAGGGCGGAATTTCAAACGGTGGCTGCTTAATGACGAGTTGATTATTTTTTTGCTGCAGCAATGCGGCTCTGGTTGGTAAGGTTGCTACTAAATCTTTTTCTTGGGCCAGTAAAGTAGCCACTTGATAATGTCGAGTAAATACACTGATATTGCGTTTTTTGCCCAGCTTAGTCAATGCTTCGTCTACCCAGCCCAGTCGTTGTACATCTTGTGGCGTAATACCGACTCCAACGCCCATACCTGTTTTACTGACCCAGATATGTTGCGCCTGTAAATAATTGGCTAAGGTAAAGTCGGCTAAGAGAGGGTTTTCAACACTGATCAAGCAAGAGAAAGTATCCCGCCAAATGGTGGTTTGATGAAAAGACTGTGGCATGTCATCAAACCGATTAATGGCCATATCCACTCGCCCCTGCTCTACATCTAAAAAACTGACATCACTGGGGGTGAGTACATCTAAAATGACAGTGGGTGCTTCGTGCCGCAAACGCTTTAACACCTCAGGAATCAGGGTGGATTCTGCATAGTCACTAGCCATAATCCGGAAAACCCGGTCACTATGTTTTGCATCAAAGGCTTTTTGTGGCTGTAATGCCTGCTCTATTTTGGCTAACACATCTCGTACGATAGGCTGCAAATCCTGGGCTCTTTCAGTCGCCGTCATACCCTCACTGGTACGAATTAACAAAGGGTCATCAAACAACTCCCGTAACCGCCTTAATCCATTACTCATTGCTGGCTGGGTGATCCCCAAATGAGCAGCCGCCTTAGTGACATTGCGTTCTCTGAGTAGTACATCAAGATAAACTAATAAGTTTAAATCCACTCTCGCTATATTCATTTTAAAAATACCGAAGATAAAAACTATAAACTTCCTAAATCATCTCACAATTCCTAGTATCTGTTCTAGCCTGAATATTTCATTAGATCACATCGTCTTTGATATCCAGTGAAATATTCAAGCTATAGCTTGTGCATGCACTACACTTGGCTAATCCAGCCCAATAAATACAAGATTGACAAACATACTTGGCGTAGCAACTACATCCTAACCAGTCCACAGGAGTCAAGGTAATGACTAGCTACATCCGCACCGAAGCAATCGCCCATATTGAACAAGATTGGCAACATAACCCCCGTTGGCAACAGGTAAAACGAGAATATACGGCAACAGAGGTAGTGCGCTTAAGAGGTTCAATAAAAATAGACTACACCTTTGCTAAACAAGGGGCTGAAAAATTATGGCAATTAATTCATGATCAATCAGGCAAAGGTTTTGTCAACAGTTTAGGGGCTTTAACTGGCGGTCAAGCAGTACAGCAGGTAAAAGCGGGGGTGAAAGCCATTTATTTATCCGGCTGGCAAGTGGCTGCTGACAACAATACGGCACTGACCATGTATCCGGATCAATCCTTATATCCTGTCAATTCTGTCCCCCACGTCGTTGAACGGATTAACAATGCTTTTTTACGTGCTGACCAAATTCAATGGCAAAAAAATATTAACCCAGACGATCCTAAATATATTGATTATTTTGCACCAATTGTTGCAGATGCCGAAGCGGGTTTTGGTGGTGTGTTAAATGCCTATGAATTGACAATGGCCATGATTAAAGCTGGTGCATCTGGCGTACATTTTGAGGATCAGCTGGCTGCTGTTAAAAAATGTGGTCACATGGGAGGAAAAGTATTAGTGCCCACCCGGGAAGCCATTCAAAAGCTGACGGCTGCTCGGTTGGCTGCAGATGTAGCCGGTACCCCTACTTTAATTATTGCCCGAACAGATGCTAATGCGGCAGATCTCATTACTTCGAATATTGATGAATATGATGCACCATTTATTATTAATGAGCGGACTAAAGAAGGCTTTTATCAAACCAAAGCGGGAATTGATCAAGCCATTGCCCGAGGGCAAGCCTACGCGCCTTATGCAGATTTATTATGGTGTGAAACGGCCACTCCAGACTTGCAAGAAGCCAAACAGTTTGCTGAGGCGATCCGCGATAAATATCCCAATCAACTATTGGCTTACAACTGTTCACCCAGCTTTAACTGGAAAAAACATTTAGATGACGCCACCATTGCAAAATTCCAGCGGGAATTATCAGCCATGGGCTATAAGTTCCAGTTTATTACTTTAGCTGGTATTCACTCCATGTGGCATGGCATGTTTGATTTAGCCCACGATTACGCCCGTAATGATATGGCTGCTTATGTAAAATTACAGGAAAAAGAATTTGCCGACGCTGAACGTGGCTACAGCTTTGTGGCCCACCAACAAGAAGTTGGCACAGGCTATTTTGATGACATGACAAATATTATCCAAGGGGGAGAGTCTTCGGTTACTGCATTAACGGGGTCTACTGAAGAAGCGCAGTTTTAATTAAAATGAGGTGTATAAAATACGCTTTTGAAATACCTAGTGGAGCATTAACCACTAGGTTTATACCTGAAATAGGCTTATACCTGAAATTGGTTCACTAATTTTGCCAATTGATTAGACAACGTTTGTTGCTTATTACATGCATCTGTTGTCTGTTGAGCATTTTGTGAGGTTTGGGCTGAAACATCACGAATATTAGTAATATTTTTATTAATTTCGTCTGTTACGGCCGCCTGTTCTTCTGCTGCGGTAGCAATTTGTGAGTTGAGGTCATTAATTTGTTCTACCGCTTGGGTGATGACTTCCAGTGAATCACCTGCTTTCATCGCCTGAGCTACTCCATCAGTCGCTCTATCTTTTCCTTCTTGCATAACAAGCACGGCTTTTTCAATACCATCTTGTAATCGTTCAATCGTTGTTCTGATTTCCTGAGTGGATTCTTGAGTTCGCTGGGCTAAAGTTCTTACCTCGTCGGCGACTACAGCAAAGCCCCGGCCAGCCTCACCTGCACGAGCAGCCTCAATAGCAGCATTTAAGGCTAATAAATTAGTTTGCTCCGATACGCCACGAATAACATCTAATACTGTTCCAATGCTGGCACTTTCTTTTGACACATGATTAATCGCTTCACCTGCGTTATCCACTTTTTCCGATAAAGACTCGATCACTTTAATGGTTTGCTCTACGACGTCATGGCCACTGGCAGCGGCATCACTCGCGTTGGAAGCTGCATCAGCAGCATGAGCAGCATTAGAAGCAACCTGTTGCACAGTAATAGACATTTGGTTAATTGCTGTTGCTACTTGATCAGTGGCCAACTGCTGTTGAGAAACACTGGTGTTGGTTTCTTGCATAATTTTAGTAGTCTTCTCAATAGCTTTATTTAAATCTAAACAAGCTGTACTGACTTTCGAAACAATACTTTGAAATTGAGCCATCATTTTATTAAATGCTTGGCCTGTTAACCCCAACTCATCTTTGCTGCTAACATTGACTCGATGAGTCAGATCAGACTTACTTTCCACATGCTCAACTGCACCACGCAATGACTCAATGGGCGTACAAATTGCGCGGCGTAAAGTCACGCTAAAAATAGCACAGAGTATGACGACACCCACGAGTATCCCTATTGACACCTTCTGCAACTGCTCGTTACTGCTCACCACCTCATTTGCTGCTTTTCTGACACCTTCTCCCGATTTAGTGACAGCCGCACCCGCTTGTTCAACTTTTTCACCAATTGCATTGGTTTCTTGTTGAACCTGCTGGCGTAAACCAATCAGCATTTGATCTACTTTGCCGCTGCTTTCTCGCACCTTAGTCACAAAGGAATTACCTAATACCCGGTTATTATCAACATAGGCGTCTACAGCCTCAATCATCTGCTCATATAGTTTATCTACTTCTGCGCTGATATTTTTGACGACATTAGGGTGTTTGATAGCCATCTGTTGAAGCTGTCCAGCCAGTTTTTCCTTTGCTTCTTCGGCACTACTCTCTGATTCATTCAACCAACTCACTGACAGGTCATAAAGCCAAAACCGCATATCAGCAAAACTTTTCATTGCTTCATTAACTAGCTTAAGCTCATCAATATTGGTTTTCTGCTGAGCCAGCAAATTATTTTGTTCTGCAACAAATTGAAATTGTTCATCAACACCTTCGCTTTGTTTCGAAATAATGTCTGCATCATGGCCAATCACTATCGACAAATAAGCGATTGCAAATGCCACCATTACCGCAAAAATAACACTGGTCAGCATGATCTTAGTGGCTATGGTTAAAGTAAACCCTCTCATCGTTTAAGCCATTTAGCTTTTTTGTAGCTACCTATCATTTCAGTTATTCATAAATAATTAAACTGATTGCTCCGCCAAGCTCTCCAAGCTTTCCTCCTTCTTTTTTCCCACCAGTAATGTCTTTTTCACCTTTAGGCTCACCATGGCAGCCTAAGCAAGATTCTGAATAATATTCAGGTAAAATATAGCGAAAGGCAGATTTACCTTTTACTGAAGCTTTTTCAAAAAAAGGTTTGCCTTTTTCATAGTCGGCACTGCGAAATTTTTTCTCAATGATCTGATGCTCCCATTTATCAGGACGATTAGCACGATTACGTACATAGTTTTTTGGTGCAGTCAACTTGATCTTTAATTTTCCTTCCATCTTATGGCTGAATTTTTCTGCAACCTGACGAGCAAAAATAGCAGGCAAAAACCCTTTAAAACCAACACCTTTCTCATTGATCCAATCTTGAGACTCTGTCATCACCTCATTGACGGCATCTAACATTGCTTGTTTGGCACCGTTTTTATCTTCGTTTAAATCAAGTGCTTTTCCAGCTGCTGCTTGATAGTTTTCTTTGGCTTTTTCAATCACCACTGCACCGGATAGTCCTTTATCACCTTTTGCTGCATCATTAATTAAGGCTTGATTAACAGAAATTACTTTCCGAGCAGAACGAAATAAGGTAGTTAGTTCACCACTGACCATGACCTCTTCTTCACTGGCCTGAATATTAGTACTAACCGTGGAGGCTAATATAGCCAGGCAAAGTAAATAATAAAAATAATGAGTTAAACTCACAGAAATTGAATAGTTCATTAAGGAAACCCTCGCTACAACAGTGACAACAGCTAATGACACTTATGCTATTGTTATAGTCTAGCCTGGATACCACAGAAAACTTCTATGTAGCCCATTAAAATCAGTGGTATTTACAATTGTTTAGTTGTTATAAATGATGCCCTAATTCTATTTTTTGACATATAGATAAAAAACTCAAACTAATCGGGATAATTCATCAATTTTTACTTTTTTGTAAACCTAACCAAGCGATACCACTCATCACTAATGCCATACCGACAGCATGATAAAACGTAAAGGGCTCGTTTAATACAACGATTGCTAAAAATGCTGTAATCAC
It encodes:
- a CDS encoding c-type heme family protein, with the translated sequence MNYSISVSLTHYFYYLLCLAILASTVSTNIQASEEEVMVSGELTTLFRSARKVISVNQALINDAAKGDKGLSGAVVIEKAKENYQAAAGKALDLNEDKNGAKQAMLDAVNEVMTESQDWINEKGVGFKGFLPAIFARQVAEKFSHKMEGKLKIKLTAPKNYVRNRANRPDKWEHQIIEKKFRSADYEKGKPFFEKASVKGKSAFRYILPEYYSESCLGCHGEPKGEKDITGGKKEGGKLGELGGAISLIIYE